Proteins encoded by one window of Primulina huaijiensis isolate GDHJ02 chromosome 1, ASM1229523v2, whole genome shotgun sequence:
- the LOC140980959 gene encoding transcription factor bHLH30-like, with amino-acid sequence MAEAKAVAASNSHKEAERRRRKRINGHIATLKAILPNVHKTDKASLLGEAVRRVKELKQATEELAAMDHTGTTLNYPVFPTETDELKVCPCEGGSGLIKATLCCEDRPEMMLDLIQALNSVKAKVMRAEMCTVGGRTKSNLWVELVSSSNVGSERDFSLGRLRQVLKMVVEKSTLLAGSGQILPGNKRSRFYHF; translated from the exons ATGGCCGAGGCAAAAGCAGTTGCAGCAAGCAATAGTCACAAGGAAGCTGAAAGGAGGAGAAGAAAGCGAATCAATGGCCACATCGCCACTCTCAAAGCCATTCTTCCAAATGTGCACAAG ACAGACAAGGCTTCTTTGCTAGGAGAAGCAGTTCGGCGCGTGAAGGAGTTGAAACAAGCGACCGAGGAATTAGCGGCCATGGATCATACGGGCACAACCTTAAATTACCCCGTGTTCCCGACTGAAACAGACGAGCTCAAAGTATGTCCCTGCGAAGGCGGTTCGGGATTGATAAAGGCAACATTATGCTGTGAAGACAGGCCCGAGATGATGCTTGACTTAATCCAGGCCCTGAACTCGGTCAAAGCGAAGGTGATGAGAGCAGAAATGTGCACCGTTGGAGGTAGAACGAAGAGTAATTTGTGGGTGGAACTTGTTTCTTCTTCAAATGTCGGAAGTGAAAGGGATTTCAGCTTGGGGAGATTAAGACAAGTGCTGAAAATGGTGGTCGAGAAGTCCACTTTGTTGGCGGGTTCGGGCCAGATCTTGCCGGGGAATAAACGATCCCGTTTCTATCACTTCTGA
- the LOC140981018 gene encoding probable transcription factor At5g28040 has protein sequence MDSTTIRSSPKLPIKRKTLLDPNPTLLHAHESRVPPFKFHRIWTEPDEIRFLHDLVDCSSNNLAFPRDLGIFYSRFSNTMSLPYTKSQISEKLRRFRKKYRVISTRLSKGLDQSQLSLHDRALYDLSKQLWHPDFAAISPFNGSRDVSLNNSSINKNDDGMVKKSNLVGVRVDSSPNLPVISPSIDDQYFDVNLGLACFDDENVDEDKRGDAFLCSENGEEVKLSEVNVKFEGEDAAMDNNGMPHCRKVGLGHVNFDREDTLGEVVMKVVLNVFDECCNDLRTMFLAGGSGEVRNMSYQSLPSRWQKQRIAELDVLGRRLRLVLEHSLLKQ, from the coding sequence ATGGACTCCACCACGATCCGTTCCTCTCCAAAACTTCCCATCAAACGCAAAACCCTACTCGACCCTAATCCGACGCTACTCCACGCCCATGAAAGCCGGGTCCCGCCGTTCAAGTTCCACCGCATTTGGACCGAACCGGATGAGATCCGGTTCTTGCATGACCTCGTCGACTGCTCTTCCAACAACTTAGCCTTTCCCAGAGACCTCGGGATCTTTTATTCCCGCTTCTCCAACACTATGTCGCTACCTTACACCAAGTCCCAGATTTCCGAGAAGCTCCGCCGGTTCCGGAAGAAGTATCGGGTCATCTCAACCCGGCTGTCTAAAGGTCTCGATCAATCGCAGTTGTCCCTCCACGATCGGGCTCTTTACGACTTGTCCAAGCAGTTATGGCATCCGGATTTTGCCGCCATCTCACCCTTCAACGGATCCAGGGATGTGAGCTTAAATAATAGTAGCATTAACAAGAATGATGACGGGATGGTTAAAAAATCCAATCTTGTTGGCGTTAGAGTCGACTCTTCGCCTAATTTACCGGTCATTTCTCCCAGTATCGATGATCAATATTTTGATGTTAATTTGGGATTGGCGTGTTTCGATGATGAGAATGTGGATGAAGACAAACGTGGAGATGCTTTTCTTTGTAGTGAGAATGGCGAAGAGGTTAAATTAAGCGAGGTGAATGTGAAGTTTGAAGGGGAAGATGCGGCAATGGACAATAATGGAATGCCGCACTGCCGCAAGGTCGGGCTCGGGCATGTCAACTTTGACCGCGAGGATACATTAGGTGAAGTAGTTATGAAGGTGGTGCTGAATGTGTTTGATGAGTGTTGCAATGACTTGAGGACGATGTTTCTTGCTGGTGGGAGTGGCGAAGTGCGGAATATGAGTTATCAGAGTTTACCATCACGCTGGCAGAAGCAAAGGATTGCTGAATTGGATGTGTTGGGACGCCGACTGAGGTTGGTTCTTGAGCATTCTCTTCTAAagcaataa
- the LOC140975896 gene encoding ras-related protein Rab11D — MTSSGYGDASQKIDYVFKVVLIGDSAVGKSQILSRFARNEFSLDSKATIGVEFQTRTLVIQHKSVKAQIWDTAGQERYRAVTSAYYRGAMGAMLVYDITKRQTFDHIPRWLEELRAHADKNIVIILIGNKTDLEDQRAVPMEDAKEFAQKEELFFLETSALGATNVEEAFVTVLSEIFNIVNKKNLVAGDDQASDNPTSLAGKKIIIPGPAQVVPEKNRMCCRSS; from the exons ATGACTAGTAGTGGATATGGCGACGCGAGCCAGAAAATCGACTACGTTTTCAAGGTGGTGCTGATCGGTGATTCCGCGGTGGGCAAGTCTCAAATACTGTCGCGTTTTGCGCGAAATGAGTTCAGTTTGGATTCTAAGGCTACGATCGGTGTCGAATTTCAGACGCGAACTCTCGTTATCCAGCATAAATCTGTTAAAGCTCAGATCTGGGACACAGCTGGCCAGGAAAG ATATCGAGCAGTCACAAGTGCATATTACAGAGGTGCCATGGGGGCTATGTTGGTGTATGACATAACGAAAAGACAGACCTTTGACCACATACCACGTTGGCTAGAAGAGTTGCGTGCTCATGCTGACAAGAATATCGTGATAATTCTGATCGGAAACAAAACCGATCTTGAAGACCAGCGAGCCGTGCCGATGGAGGATGCCAAGGAGTTTGCTCAGAAGGAAGAACTATTcttcttggaaacatcagcactTGGAGCAACAAACGTGGAGGAAGCATTCGTGACTGTGTTAAGCGAGATATTTAACATCGTGAATAAGAAAAATCTTGTTGCTGGTGATGATCAAGCTAGTGACAATCCTACTTCTTTGGCTGGGAAAAAGATTATTATCCCTGGACCTGCGCAGGTAGTCCCGGAAAAGAACAGGATGTGCTGTAGATCATCTTGA
- the LOC140975905 gene encoding histone H3.3-like produces MARTKQTARKSTGGKAPRKQLATKAARKSAPTTGGVTKPHRYRPGTVALREIRKYQKSTELLIRKLPFQRLVREIAQDFKTDLRFQSHAVLALQEAAEAYLVGLFEDTNLCAIHAKRVTIMPKDIQLARRIRGERA; encoded by the exons ATGGCGCGTACTAAGCAAACTGCTCGGAAGTCTACTGGAGGAAAGGCTCCTAGGAAGCAACTTGCCACCAAG GCTGCCCGTAAGTCTGCTCCAACCACTGGTGGAGTTACGAAGCCACATCGTTACCGTCCTGGTACTGTTGCTCTTCG TGAAATCCGTAAGTACCAAAAGAGTACCGAGCTCTTGATCAGGAAGCTTCCTTTCCAGAGGCTTGTTCGTGAAATTGCTCAGGATTTCAAG ACTGATTTGCGTTTCCAGAGCCACGCTGTTTTGGCGCTTCAGGAAGCTGCCGAGGCCTACCTTGTGGGTCTATTTGAGGACACGAACTTGTGTGCCATTCATGCCAAGCGTGTGACAATCATGCCTAAGGATATCCAGCTTGCTCGCAGGATTAGGGGCGAACGTGCATAA
- the LOC140975915 gene encoding uncharacterized protein, giving the protein MSREDLVPKTFRALVERAERKFARVRDAPLHPYGGIGMQHGQFFHKVFKAYMRLWKYQQENRAKLVDCGLQRWEIGEIASRIGQLYFNQYLRTSEARFLLEAYIFYEAIFNRNYFEGSRKDQGVRFKELRFYARFFMVSLVLNRVEMVKLLVEKFKELVDDSKVNFQDTNFKEWKLVVQETVRFTMADSVILNARPLRYTSLFDSHPASLPFVAKFHAKRLLKFRDAVLTSYRKNEVKFAELTLDTFRMLQCLEWEPSGSFYQKHVLESRKNGLLADHSASSGLIDINLVADMTDPTLPPNPKKAVLYRPSAPQLIAVIAKVCEELPPDSVVLIYLSASGNSGHCSTLQMGNSGISGNYSATSASSYNNNGQMNGSSENHVSAKGDPNYFENYLFLGPSRNGGSNVLFPGDIIPFTRRPLFLIIDSDNSNAFKVLHGAERGEPAALFLSPLRPSFKNPSDVSMAQNGSQFTLFLAAPLQSFCQLVNYNLATESMDAYNSAETILVSAFSEWEEILCTSTSLNLVWAQLLTDPFLRRLIIRFIFCRAVLSLFCLRENSEHYLPVCIPELPNAVAVNSKAVQPAINRLADHFKVADCFSFS; this is encoded by the exons ATGTCGAGGGAGGATTTGGTTCCGAAGACGTTCCGCGCTTTGGTGGAGAGAGCCGAGCGGAAGTTCGCGCGTGTACGAGACGCCCCGCTGCATCCCTATGGCGGGATTGGGATGCAGCACGGCCAGTTTTTCCACAAAGTTTTCAAGGCTTACATGCGGCTATGGAAGTATCAGCAGGAGAATCGGGCCAAGTTGGTGGACTGCGGGCTACAGAGATGGGAGATTGGGGAAATCGCTTCCAGAATTGGGCAGCTCTACTTCAACCAGTACTTGAGAACTAGCGAGGCTAGGTTTCTTCTCGAGGCGTATATATTTTATGAAGCCATTTTTAATAGGAACTATTTCGAGGGTTCAAGGAAGGATCAAGGGGTTAGGTTCAAGGAGCTGAGGTTTTACGCAAGGTTTTTCATGGTTTCTTTGGTTTTGAATCGCGTTGAAATGGTGAAGTTGCTCGTCGAAAAGTTTAAGGAGCTTGTTGATGACAGTAAAGTTAATTTTCAG GATACTAACTTCAAAGAATGGAAGCTGGTGGTGCAAGAAACTGTTCGGTTTACAATGGCTGATTCAGTAATCCTGAATGCTAGGCCTTTGCGTTATACTTCCCTGTTTGATTCACATCCAGCGTCTCTCCCATTTGTGGCTAAATTTCATGCAAAGAGACTTCTGAAGTTTAGAGATGCAGTGTTGACAAGCTATCGCAAAAATGAG GTGAAATTTGCAGAACTCACTTTAGATACTTTCAGAATGCTGCAATGTTTGGAATGGGAACCTAGTGGTTCTTTTTATCAGAAGCATGTTCTCGAATCAAGAAAAAATGGTTTACTGGCTGATCATTCTGCCTCTTCAGGATTGATAGATATAAATTTGGTTGCAGATATGACAGATCCAACATTACCTCCAAATCCCAAAAAAGCTGTTCTCTATCGTCCATCTGCACCACAATTGATAGCT GTGATTGCAAAAGTTTGTGAAGAACTTCCTCCTGATAGTGTTGTGTTAATATACTTGTCAGCCTCAG GAAATTCTGGTCATTGTAGCACTTTGCAAATGGGAAACTCTGGAATTTCAGGAAATTATTCCGCGACGAGTGCCTCATCCTATAATAATAATGGGCAGATGAATGGGTCAAGTGAAAATCATGTTAGTGCAAAGGGGGACCCAAATTACTTTGAGAATTATTTGTTCTTGGGACCAAGCAGAAACGGAG GTTCAAATGTTCTCTTCCCTGGCGATATTATTCCTTTCACAAGAAGACCACTTTTTTTGATAATTGATAGTGATAACAGCAATGCATTCAAG GTTTTGCACGGAGCTGAAAGGGGTGAACCTGCTGCATTATTTCTGTCGCCTCTGCGGCCTTCATTCAAGAATCCGAGTGACGTTAGCATGGCACAGAATGGAAGTCAATTCACCTTGTTCCTCGCAGCTCCGTTGCAGTCTTTCTGTCAATTAGTTAATTATAACTTAGCCACAGAGAGCATG gATGCATACAATAGCGCAGAAACCATTCTCGTCTCAGCTTTCTCTGAATGGGAGGAGATCCTCTGTACGTCGACTAGCCTCAATCTGGTTTGGGCCCAGCTTCTTACTGATCCATTTCTGCGTCGGCTTATTATTAG ATTCATTTTCTGCCGCGCTGTTCTATCTTTATTTTGTTTACGAGAGAACAGTGAACATTATCTACCAGTTTGCATACCAGAACTTCCCAATGCCGTGGCTGTCAATTCCAAAGCCGTCCAACCTGCAATCAACCGACTTGCAGATCATTTCAAGGTTGCAGATTGTTTTAgcttttcataa